A single region of the Musa acuminata AAA Group cultivar baxijiao chromosome BXJ1-11, Cavendish_Baxijiao_AAA, whole genome shotgun sequence genome encodes:
- the LOC135596970 gene encoding eukaryotic peptide chain release factor subunit 1-3-like isoform X1 yields MSKQHLYLCKLASSSPIPDASRGRNLRLRSVGAISYSRTSPSRSFAVGFPRLFRHKLAEMAETDKNIEIWKVKKLIKALEAARGNGTSMISLIMPPRDQVSRVTKMLGDEYGTASNIKSRVNRQSVLGAITSAQQRLKLYNKVPPNGLVLYTGTIVTEDGKEKKVTIDFEPFKPINASLYLCDNKFHTEALNELLESDDKFGFIVMDGNGTLFGTLSGNTREVLHKFTVDLPKKHGRGGQSALRFARLRMEKRHNYVRKTAELATQFFINPATSQPNVAGLILAGSADFKTELSQSDMFDQRLQAKILNVVDVSYGGENGFNQAIELSAEILSNVKFIQEKKLIGKYFEEISQDTGKYVFGVEDTLKALEMGAVETLIVWENLDINRYVLKHSTSGETVIKHLRKDQETDQNNFLDSVTSSELEVQEKISLLEWFANEYKRFGCTLEFVTNKSQEGSQFCRGFGGIGGILRYQLDLRAFDELSDEEYDEDSE; encoded by the exons ATGTCAAAACAGCATCTATATCTTTGCAAGCTTGCTTCCAGCAGTCCAATACCAGACGCCTCAAGAGGAAGAAACCTTCGGCTTCGGTCTGTTGGGGCGATCTCGTATTCCCGCACGTCGCCGTCGAG ATCATTTGCAGTAGGTTTTCCTAGACTATTCCGGCACAAGCTAGCTGAAATGGCTGAAACGGATAAGAACATTGAGATCTGGAAAGTCAAGAAATTGATCAAGGCTCTGGAAGCAGCTAGAGGTAATGGCACTAGCATGATCTCTCTAATTATGCCGCCTCGTGATCAAGTTTCTCGAGTCACTAAGATGCTGGGTGATGAATATGGAACTGcatcaaatatcaaaagtagagTCAATCGACAGTCTGTTCTAGGTGCGATTACTTCCGCTCAGCAGAGACTCAAGCTATACAACAAGGTTCCTCCGAATGGACTAGTTTTATACACCGGAACTATTGTTACTGAAGATGGAAAAGAGAAGAAAGTCACAATAGATTTTGAGCCATTCAAGCCCATCAATGCATCTCTTTACCTCTGTGATAACAAGTTTCATACAGAGGCATTAAATGAACTTTTGGAATCTGATGACAAGTTTGGTTTCATAGTTATGGATGGCAATGGTACACTCTTTGGCACTTTAAGTGGAAATACACGTGAGGTTCTTCACAAGTTCACAGTTGACCTTCCAAAAAAGCATGGTAGAGGTGGTCAATCAGCACTACGATTTGCTCGCCTTAGGATGGAGAAGCGCCATAACTATGTCCGCAAAACTGCTGAGCTTGCGACTCAATTTTTTATCAATCCTGCCACAAGTCAGCCTAATGTTGCAGGATTAATTCTGGCTGGGTCTGCTGATTTTAAGACAGAGTTAAGCCAATCTGATATGTTTGATCAACGGCTACAGGCTAAAATTCTCAATGTGGTTGATGTGTCATATGGAGGCGAGAATGGTTTCAACCAAGCCATTGAGCTATCAGCTGAGATTCTATCAAATGTCAAGTTCATACAGGAAAAGAAATTGATAGGCAAGTACTTTGAGGAAATAAGTCAAGACACAGGAAAGTATGTGTTTGGTGTTGAGGACACCTTGAAAGCTCTTGAGATGGGTGCCGTTGAGACCTTGATTGTGTGGGAAAATTTGGATATAAACCGGTATGTCCTGAAGCATAGCACTAGTGGTGAGACTGTCATAAAGCATTTGCGGAAGGATCAGGAAACAGATCAGAATAATTTTTTGGATTCCGTAACCTCCTCAGAGCTGGAAGTACAGGAGAAAATTTCCCTGCTGGAGTGGTTTGCAAATGAATACAAGCGCTTTGGATGTACTCTTGAATTTGTTACTAACAAATCTCAGGAGGGATCTCAGTTTTGCAGAGGCTTCGGTGGCATTGGGGGAATCCTTCGTTATCAGCTTGACTTGAGGGCCTTcgatgagctttccgacgaggaaTATGATGAAGATTCCGAATAG
- the LOC135596970 gene encoding eukaryotic peptide chain release factor subunit 1-3-like isoform X2 has protein sequence MAETDKNIEIWKVKKLIKALEAARGNGTSMISLIMPPRDQVSRVTKMLGDEYGTASNIKSRVNRQSVLGAITSAQQRLKLYNKVPPNGLVLYTGTIVTEDGKEKKVTIDFEPFKPINASLYLCDNKFHTEALNELLESDDKFGFIVMDGNGTLFGTLSGNTREVLHKFTVDLPKKHGRGGQSALRFARLRMEKRHNYVRKTAELATQFFINPATSQPNVAGLILAGSADFKTELSQSDMFDQRLQAKILNVVDVSYGGENGFNQAIELSAEILSNVKFIQEKKLIGKYFEEISQDTGKYVFGVEDTLKALEMGAVETLIVWENLDINRYVLKHSTSGETVIKHLRKDQETDQNNFLDSVTSSELEVQEKISLLEWFANEYKRFGCTLEFVTNKSQEGSQFCRGFGGIGGILRYQLDLRAFDELSDEEYDEDSE, from the coding sequence ATGGCTGAAACGGATAAGAACATTGAGATCTGGAAAGTCAAGAAATTGATCAAGGCTCTGGAAGCAGCTAGAGGTAATGGCACTAGCATGATCTCTCTAATTATGCCGCCTCGTGATCAAGTTTCTCGAGTCACTAAGATGCTGGGTGATGAATATGGAACTGcatcaaatatcaaaagtagagTCAATCGACAGTCTGTTCTAGGTGCGATTACTTCCGCTCAGCAGAGACTCAAGCTATACAACAAGGTTCCTCCGAATGGACTAGTTTTATACACCGGAACTATTGTTACTGAAGATGGAAAAGAGAAGAAAGTCACAATAGATTTTGAGCCATTCAAGCCCATCAATGCATCTCTTTACCTCTGTGATAACAAGTTTCATACAGAGGCATTAAATGAACTTTTGGAATCTGATGACAAGTTTGGTTTCATAGTTATGGATGGCAATGGTACACTCTTTGGCACTTTAAGTGGAAATACACGTGAGGTTCTTCACAAGTTCACAGTTGACCTTCCAAAAAAGCATGGTAGAGGTGGTCAATCAGCACTACGATTTGCTCGCCTTAGGATGGAGAAGCGCCATAACTATGTCCGCAAAACTGCTGAGCTTGCGACTCAATTTTTTATCAATCCTGCCACAAGTCAGCCTAATGTTGCAGGATTAATTCTGGCTGGGTCTGCTGATTTTAAGACAGAGTTAAGCCAATCTGATATGTTTGATCAACGGCTACAGGCTAAAATTCTCAATGTGGTTGATGTGTCATATGGAGGCGAGAATGGTTTCAACCAAGCCATTGAGCTATCAGCTGAGATTCTATCAAATGTCAAGTTCATACAGGAAAAGAAATTGATAGGCAAGTACTTTGAGGAAATAAGTCAAGACACAGGAAAGTATGTGTTTGGTGTTGAGGACACCTTGAAAGCTCTTGAGATGGGTGCCGTTGAGACCTTGATTGTGTGGGAAAATTTGGATATAAACCGGTATGTCCTGAAGCATAGCACTAGTGGTGAGACTGTCATAAAGCATTTGCGGAAGGATCAGGAAACAGATCAGAATAATTTTTTGGATTCCGTAACCTCCTCAGAGCTGGAAGTACAGGAGAAAATTTCCCTGCTGGAGTGGTTTGCAAATGAATACAAGCGCTTTGGATGTACTCTTGAATTTGTTACTAACAAATCTCAGGAGGGATCTCAGTTTTGCAGAGGCTTCGGTGGCATTGGGGGAATCCTTCGTTATCAGCTTGACTTGAGGGCCTTcgatgagctttccgacgaggaaTATGATGAAGATTCCGAATAG